The Shewanella japonica genome has a window encoding:
- a CDS encoding FAD-binding protein — MSKDNVIDQYTANVLQNGISRRSFMTRAVQGTGAVAFAGLGGMASATAAESGAEAAHASVGGATLDFMPKPKPIADKDIASTQTFDVVVVGAGAAGVPAALSAAENGAKVAVLQKQAIVVSQGNTGSGLDLKNCDKAGVEAMVSRLMSDSAHRCHPELVREWAYNSGEAISWVIDRAKKGGASVVDQGTGPQHGIHGVTEHKLNFVTSYFGPKPYTAGDGMRDLAKTAEKAGVKFFFNTPAQQLIQDASGKVIGVIAKSRDGKYHKYMAKKGVILSSGDYQNNEAMCNFFIPDLKNFERKQMERTGDGFSMAYWAGGVIEPVGHTKMLHDFDAGPASMCDMPFLAVNRKGNRFVNETVAMSLMNNYLRDEENAGHYSQIFDSNYMTEAADWPGKLYSPEQLKKYMPEDPTPKTGVYASQTNTYVANTIEELAEKLECDPKTLAANVKRYNELCAKGMDDDFGKPSSKMLPVVKAPFYGIHRRMRISTICSGMLVNKNHQALDADGKPIGGLFVIGNLGGGFYGGVDYPLTAFGLSLGRCYTFGYLAGKHVANL, encoded by the coding sequence ATGAGTAAAGACAACGTTATCGATCAGTACACTGCGAATGTGCTTCAAAATGGTATTTCTCGTCGTAGTTTTATGACACGTGCAGTACAAGGTACTGGCGCCGTGGCTTTTGCTGGATTAGGGGGGATGGCAAGTGCAACTGCTGCAGAGTCAGGAGCTGAAGCAGCTCATGCGTCTGTCGGTGGTGCGACATTAGATTTCATGCCGAAACCAAAACCAATCGCTGATAAAGACATTGCTTCGACGCAAACATTTGACGTGGTAGTAGTGGGTGCTGGTGCTGCGGGCGTCCCAGCTGCACTTTCTGCTGCTGAAAACGGTGCCAAAGTTGCTGTATTGCAAAAGCAAGCCATTGTGGTTTCACAAGGTAATACCGGTTCAGGTTTAGACTTAAAAAACTGTGACAAAGCAGGTGTTGAAGCCATGGTGTCACGTTTAATGAGCGACAGTGCTCACCGTTGTCATCCTGAGCTTGTCCGAGAGTGGGCATACAACTCTGGTGAAGCCATTTCTTGGGTGATTGACCGTGCTAAAAAAGGTGGCGCGTCAGTGGTTGACCAAGGTACTGGTCCTCAACATGGTATTCATGGCGTCACCGAGCATAAGCTTAACTTTGTGACGTCATATTTCGGACCAAAGCCTTATACCGCTGGTGACGGTATGCGCGACTTGGCTAAAACAGCAGAAAAAGCGGGTGTGAAATTCTTCTTCAATACGCCAGCGCAACAACTTATTCAAGATGCATCAGGCAAAGTGATTGGTGTTATCGCAAAAAGCCGTGATGGTAAATACCACAAATACATGGCCAAAAAAGGCGTCATTTTATCGTCTGGTGATTACCAAAATAATGAAGCGATGTGTAATTTCTTCATCCCTGATTTGAAGAACTTCGAACGTAAGCAAATGGAACGTACAGGTGACGGTTTCAGCATGGCTTATTGGGCGGGTGGTGTCATTGAACCTGTTGGCCACACTAAGATGTTGCACGATTTTGATGCTGGCCCTGCTTCTATGTGTGATATGCCATTTCTTGCTGTTAATCGCAAAGGTAATCGCTTCGTTAACGAAACCGTTGCGATGTCATTAATGAATAACTATCTCCGTGACGAAGAAAATGCAGGTCATTACAGCCAAATCTTCGACTCAAATTACATGACAGAAGCAGCAGACTGGCCAGGCAAGCTTTACTCTCCTGAGCAGTTGAAAAAGTATATGCCTGAAGATCCAACACCTAAAACGGGTGTTTATGCTTCGCAAACCAACACCTATGTGGCTAACACAATCGAAGAGTTAGCTGAGAAATTAGAGTGTGACCCTAAGACTTTAGCTGCGAATGTGAAGCGTTATAACGAGCTTTGCGCAAAAGGCATGGATGATGATTTTGGCAAGCCTTCAAGCAAAATGCTGCCAGTTGTAAAAGCGCCTTTCTACGGTATTCATCGTCGTATGCGTATCTCTACTATTTGTTCTGGCATGTTGGTGAATAAAAACCATCAAGCTTTGGATGCCGATGGTAAGCCGATTGGCGGCCTATTTGTTATCGGTAATCTTGGCGGCGGATTCTATGGCGGCGTTGATTACCCACTAACGGCATTCGGTCTATCGCTAGGGCGTTGTTACACCTTCGGTTACTTAGCAGGTAAGCACGTCGCTAACTTATAA
- a CDS encoding FadR/GntR family transcriptional regulator, which yields MDFKPVKQLKASNEISNQLKDAIFQGKYIAGDKLPSERELVESFQVSRTVVREAIRGLEASGLVEIKQGAMGGAFVKSITFERLINVCQELFLMDQMSFSEVCNARQMIEPMVAGLAAKNCTPEMAEKLLEACANETQILSYEETVKLRQNVHYLLADMSNNRFLAAIVKSLLKVISNTAQEFEPDHDEMHPAGLHDPIVKAVIANDEELAKAEMHKHLLDFTFRLDQVETNFRNK from the coding sequence ATGGATTTTAAGCCAGTCAAACAACTTAAAGCGTCAAATGAAATAAGTAATCAGCTTAAAGATGCCATATTTCAAGGAAAATATATCGCTGGTGACAAGTTACCCTCTGAACGAGAGCTTGTAGAATCTTTTCAAGTCAGTCGCACCGTTGTTCGTGAAGCTATCAGAGGATTAGAAGCAAGCGGGCTTGTTGAAATCAAACAAGGCGCTATGGGCGGCGCATTTGTTAAAAGCATCACCTTCGAGCGTTTAATCAATGTGTGCCAAGAACTTTTTCTGATGGATCAAATGTCTTTTTCAGAAGTGTGTAATGCCAGACAAATGATTGAGCCAATGGTGGCGGGTTTAGCGGCCAAAAATTGTACCCCTGAAATGGCTGAAAAACTGCTTGAAGCCTGTGCTAATGAAACCCAAATACTTAGTTATGAAGAAACAGTCAAATTACGCCAAAATGTGCACTACCTGCTAGCTGACATGTCCAACAACCGCTTCTTAGCGGCTATTGTGAAATCCTTACTCAAAGTGATCAGTAATACCGCACAAGAGTTCGAACCAGACCATGATGAAATGCACCCTGCTGGTTTACATGATCCTATTGTTAAAGCTGTCATCGCAAATGATGAAGAATTAGCAAAAGCAGAAATGCATAAACATTTATTAGATTTCACCTTTAGACTTGATCAAGTTGAAACTAATTTCAGAAATAAATAA
- a CDS encoding response regulator transcription factor produces MKLLLVEDSEALRRPVIKALKASGFAVDATGDGQEGLWMALEHDYDVIILDIMLPSLDGRDVLKQLREANNESPVLFLTAKDAIEDRVAGLRLGADDYLVKSFAIEELIARVEALARRKYQNRSPKLVVADLELDRSAKTVMRAQQSISLPSQLFALLEYLMLNTNKVISRTQIEQHIYDEQVSPSSNVVDTAVCALRKAISVSSNSAPLIHTRRGMGYMISAEKP; encoded by the coding sequence ATGAAATTATTATTGGTCGAGGACTCAGAAGCCTTACGTCGACCTGTGATCAAAGCGCTTAAAGCATCGGGTTTTGCCGTTGATGCCACAGGTGATGGCCAAGAAGGTTTATGGATGGCGCTTGAGCACGATTATGATGTCATTATTCTCGATATTATGCTGCCAAGTTTAGATGGCCGAGACGTATTAAAGCAGTTACGCGAAGCCAATAATGAATCTCCGGTTTTATTCCTTACCGCTAAAGACGCCATTGAAGATCGTGTTGCAGGTTTGCGCTTGGGCGCCGATGATTACTTAGTCAAATCCTTTGCCATTGAAGAGCTCATCGCACGTGTCGAGGCCCTAGCAAGGCGTAAATACCAAAACCGCTCGCCAAAACTTGTTGTCGCCGATTTGGAATTGGATCGCTCAGCGAAAACCGTAATGCGAGCACAACAATCGATATCATTACCATCGCAGTTATTTGCTTTATTGGAATATTTGATGCTGAACACCAATAAGGTTATTTCTCGAACTCAAATAGAACAACATATCTATGACGAACAAGTCTCACCTAGCAGCAATGTGGTCGATACCGCTGTCTGCGCCTTACGAAAAGCGATTAGTGTATCAAGCAACAGCGCCCCGCTTATCCACACTCGTCGAGGAATGGGCTACATGATCAGTGCAGAAAAACCATGA
- a CDS encoding sensor histidine kinase: MTSIRAKLLFWLVPCFVNIAILAISALYLSEQRRLNASLTNELNEFARIIKLTLKRPPNRFTPPAALNQDFSANIMSKLDNENSNYYLQSWDKQGQTLRKSISLGDNHLPAPSSLQQTVHSNDVEYNSQLSNGDAIRVYSFAVQGGPRKPAVVISVAINREEINQQLSTYALQLIAGGLFFCTLLSVMLVFAIRKALTPIQNLSEQVAKVEAGSLHNRLIATNVPSEISPLVDRLNQLLARLEQSFARERQFNNDLAHELRTPLAAMRTTSEVALKWPEQSSSEDFQYIAESSAQLQQTIDSLLSLARIENSSAETILEQVNITTLIEECLSLQTAQIQQRNITISQLVTQDQYIVSDPRLLRVIFSNLISNAIAYAPVNSRVIIDSESQQSIIRISNHAPHLAEDDLTTMFDRLWRKDKARTDNQHVGLGLSIAHSAAQALSLKLHARLSEQQLHMSLNYSK, translated from the coding sequence ATGACCAGCATTCGCGCCAAGTTACTATTTTGGCTAGTTCCCTGCTTTGTGAACATCGCCATATTAGCGATATCTGCTCTGTACCTTTCTGAGCAGCGTCGATTGAATGCCAGCCTCACTAATGAGTTGAATGAATTTGCTCGCATCATAAAACTCACGCTTAAAAGACCGCCTAACCGGTTCACTCCACCTGCGGCGTTAAATCAAGATTTTAGCGCTAATATCATGTCAAAACTCGACAATGAAAATAGCAATTACTATCTACAATCTTGGGACAAACAAGGTCAAACACTGCGTAAGTCCATCAGTCTTGGTGATAATCACCTACCTGCCCCCAGCAGTTTACAACAAACAGTTCACTCAAATGATGTCGAATATAACAGTCAGTTAAGTAACGGCGATGCTATTCGTGTTTATTCATTTGCCGTTCAAGGTGGCCCAAGAAAACCAGCAGTAGTCATATCAGTGGCCATAAATCGAGAAGAGATAAATCAACAGTTGTCCACATATGCACTGCAATTGATTGCTGGCGGGTTATTTTTTTGCACCTTATTATCAGTCATGTTGGTGTTTGCTATTCGTAAAGCATTAACGCCAATACAGAACTTGTCTGAACAGGTTGCAAAAGTCGAAGCTGGCTCGTTGCATAACCGATTAATTGCAACCAATGTCCCTTCTGAGATCAGCCCATTAGTCGACAGGCTCAATCAACTGCTCGCAAGGTTAGAACAAAGCTTTGCCAGAGAGCGTCAATTTAATAATGACTTAGCCCACGAGCTACGCACCCCATTGGCCGCAATGCGAACCACCAGCGAAGTTGCTTTGAAATGGCCAGAGCAATCTTCATCTGAAGATTTTCAGTATATTGCAGAGTCATCAGCTCAATTACAGCAAACCATTGATAGCTTGCTGTCGTTAGCACGAATCGAAAACTCAAGCGCTGAAACAATACTGGAACAAGTCAATATAACCACGCTCATTGAAGAGTGTTTATCATTACAAACCGCTCAAATACAGCAGCGAAATATCACCATCAGTCAATTAGTCACTCAAGATCAATACATAGTGAGTGATCCTCGCTTACTGCGCGTTATTTTCTCAAATCTAATCAGCAACGCCATCGCCTATGCCCCGGTAAATAGTCGCGTCATTATTGACAGTGAAAGCCAACAATCAATCATTCGAATCAGCAACCATGCACCTCATCTCGCTGAAGATGACTTAACAACCATGTTTGATCGCCTCTGGCGAAAAGACAAAGCAAGAACAGATAACCAACATGTAGGATTAGGCCTATCTATTGCCCATAGTGCTGCCCAGGCCTTATCTCTTAAGTTGCACGCCAGGCTTAGTGAACAGCAGTTACACATGTCACTTAACTACAGTAAATAA
- a CDS encoding DUF1566 domain-containing protein: protein MLLSLMLLGCGGDSTDSHQDETDIGETPIDSGGDDDSDDNGDDDGDDGDSGTGEDDDGSGEDGETPPVSFNLGTAALNDTGITFGADYNRNGFDCSTTLSASDNTTLAQDCNQGRSASTSQSGFDFTRINADGTEYNGSGDYQTAPWACVRDNRTGLMWEVKTQDGGIHDANKTYRWGGLTALEREHPERQGDYYDDWNSLIIGTNEANLCGYSDWRVPSNHQLMSIAHFGSTFTNSNGNLASKIDGQYFPNTVSEFYWSSMPYYGEHQAFYAWAFQFVFGNNKNIQRYQPAALRLVRVIDPIATTNSAQQTPDERYTVHDDGTVTDLATGLMWAQCVAGLNGLNCDNGSAEAMDWGLALEYAQNTQLAGYSDWRLPNNKELFSLIDFSTASPAINLTIFPSTTNDYTWSSSPMIEFSQDSWFINFKTGLNWFKGRSDNMLVRVVRAGTSDSQLAAIDIQDGEAITFDDGLGTIEGDVAPVDVHAQVLINEQGLTGDPTTGRNLPDINDAKAQLGKALFYSKRLSGEYDTACASCHHPALGGGDNLSWPVGYDAVDVFHDFAPNLLGSGRYFNGSDSDELAGYPVIGRNAPTVFNLGLLDRGLFWDGRIESINGTPNARGTDAGIITPDSANFSSADSNIPLGASLANAQSRFPTITHNEMRGDEPLGDSHQAYRSMLAARFEGHAEWEALFLAAYGNNTVTFDRIAEALAAFEESMVFANTPWKEYVAALRGEANNNIDSLSFNQKVGAVLFMTAGDEGGAACSQCHTGDAFTDGKFHAIGLGQVGPGNGDSNQFVIDSDFGRQNITGDIGDAYHFRTSPLLNIAVTGPYMHNGALSTLSQVMDVYGNPGGAMNDLLGISSILNADSQFNELNNADYCQLTSVVDLMNKYGESCEQVYYNMNPYAFENTRFLFRQSFDESTSHSPAPEIDINIEQSDKVVEFMEALTDPCVTDRACLQPWIIDSSNWQQHPDYADNPNLILIGEDSHGIKH from the coding sequence ATGTTACTCAGTCTCATGTTATTGGGTTGCGGCGGCGATAGCACGGATAGCCATCAAGACGAAACAGACATTGGCGAAACCCCCATCGATTCTGGCGGCGATGATGATAGTGATGATAATGGTGATGATGATGGAGACGACGGCGACTCAGGCACCGGTGAAGATGATGACGGTAGCGGCGAAGACGGTGAAACACCACCAGTGAGTTTCAATCTCGGTACGGCAGCCCTTAACGATACCGGCATTACCTTTGGCGCAGACTACAACCGAAATGGTTTTGATTGCAGTACGACACTCTCTGCAAGTGATAACACAACGCTCGCTCAAGATTGCAATCAAGGCCGAAGTGCTAGTACGAGTCAAAGCGGTTTTGATTTTACCCGTATCAATGCAGATGGCACTGAATATAACGGCAGTGGTGACTATCAAACCGCACCTTGGGCATGTGTTAGGGATAATCGCACAGGCTTAATGTGGGAGGTAAAAACTCAGGATGGCGGCATTCACGATGCCAATAAAACCTACCGCTGGGGAGGATTAACTGCGCTCGAAAGAGAGCACCCCGAACGTCAAGGAGATTACTATGATGATTGGAACAGCTTAATAATTGGCACCAATGAAGCTAACCTTTGTGGCTACAGTGACTGGCGAGTACCGAGTAATCATCAGTTAATGTCAATTGCCCATTTCGGTTCCACCTTTACCAATAGCAATGGCAATCTTGCGTCTAAAATTGACGGGCAATATTTTCCCAATACGGTTAGCGAGTTTTACTGGAGCTCAATGCCTTATTACGGCGAACATCAAGCGTTTTATGCATGGGCGTTTCAATTCGTATTCGGTAATAACAAAAATATTCAGCGTTACCAGCCAGCAGCATTGCGCTTAGTGCGAGTGATTGACCCTATCGCCACCACCAATAGTGCGCAGCAAACCCCAGATGAACGTTACACCGTACATGATGACGGTACCGTTACCGATTTAGCCACTGGCCTAATGTGGGCACAATGTGTTGCTGGCCTTAATGGGCTTAACTGCGATAATGGCTCAGCAGAAGCGATGGACTGGGGCCTAGCACTTGAATACGCACAAAATACTCAACTGGCAGGCTACAGCGATTGGCGTTTACCTAATAATAAAGAGCTATTTTCACTGATAGATTTTAGCACTGCCTCCCCTGCCATTAACCTCACCATTTTCCCTTCAACCACCAATGATTACACCTGGAGCTCGTCGCCTATGATCGAGTTCTCACAAGACTCATGGTTTATCAATTTCAAAACAGGGTTAAATTGGTTTAAAGGGCGAAGTGATAACATGTTAGTCAGAGTAGTGCGGGCTGGTACGTCAGACTCGCAACTGGCAGCTATTGATATTCAAGATGGCGAGGCGATAACCTTTGATGACGGTTTAGGTACTATCGAAGGTGATGTTGCGCCAGTAGATGTGCATGCTCAAGTGCTTATTAATGAGCAAGGATTAACGGGTGATCCTACAACTGGTCGCAATTTACCTGATATTAATGATGCTAAAGCCCAGTTAGGTAAAGCGCTGTTTTATTCAAAACGATTAAGCGGTGAATACGATACCGCCTGCGCCTCTTGTCATCATCCAGCGCTCGGTGGTGGTGACAATTTATCATGGCCTGTGGGATACGATGCCGTTGATGTATTTCACGACTTTGCGCCTAACTTACTCGGTTCAGGTCGATACTTTAACGGCAGTGATAGTGATGAACTTGCGGGTTACCCTGTGATAGGTCGCAATGCGCCAACCGTGTTTAATCTAGGTCTGTTAGATCGAGGGCTGTTTTGGGATGGCCGTATCGAAAGCATCAACGGTACACCGAATGCCCGTGGTACTGATGCTGGCATCATCACCCCTGACTCCGCTAACTTCAGCAGCGCAGATAGTAATATCCCGTTAGGTGCATCATTGGCCAATGCACAATCTCGTTTCCCCACTATTACCCATAACGAAATGCGTGGCGACGAGCCCCTAGGTGACAGTCATCAAGCATATCGCTCAATGTTAGCAGCTCGCTTTGAAGGTCATGCAGAATGGGAAGCACTATTCCTAGCGGCCTATGGCAATAACACGGTGACATTTGATCGTATTGCTGAAGCTCTGGCCGCCTTTGAAGAGTCAATGGTCTTTGCAAACACCCCATGGAAAGAGTATGTCGCAGCGCTGCGTGGTGAAGCCAATAACAACATCGATAGTCTCAGCTTTAATCAAAAAGTTGGTGCGGTATTGTTCATGACAGCAGGTGACGAAGGTGGCGCAGCTTGTAGCCAATGCCATACTGGAGATGCGTTTACTGACGGTAAATTCCACGCCATCGGTCTAGGCCAAGTCGGCCCAGGTAATGGTGATAGCAATCAGTTTGTCATCGACAGCGATTTTGGACGCCAAAATATTACAGGCGATATAGGCGATGCTTATCATTTTCGCACCTCGCCATTACTGAACATTGCGGTCACTGGGCCGTATATGCATAACGGTGCTTTATCTACGCTATCGCAGGTAATGGATGTTTATGGTAACCCTGGTGGCGCCATGAATGACCTGTTAGGCATTAGCTCAATACTCAATGCCGACTCACAATTTAATGAGCTCAATAATGCCGATTATTGTCAACTGACCTCTGTCGTCGACTTAATGAACAAGTATGGTGAGAGCTGTGAGCAGGTTTACTACAATATGAACCCATACGCATTTGAAAATACACGCTTCTTATTCCGTCAAAGCTTTGATGAATCAACATCTCATTCGCCAGCACCAGAAATCGATATCAATATTGAGCAATCCGATAAAGTCGTTGAATTTATGGAGGCACTAACCGATCCCTGTGTGACCGATAGAGCCTGTTTACAACCATGGATTATCGATAGCAGTAATTGGCAGCAACACCCTGATTATGCTGACAACCCTAATTTGATATTAATCGGTGAGGACAGTCATGGCATAAAGCATTAA
- a CDS encoding OmpP1/FadL family transporter, with amino-acid sequence MKTTLSLLLISLLVANNALAGAYMFPELGGANISTAGAGAQAVAEGAETAYANSAAMTKMSEPTIAFNVQGMVSDIQFTDTGSDGLFAGGESSTQAGSAMPAGSVYYVAPLNDKWSAGIALVSAGGSVIDYGADFSGAILLQDAMLITAQLNPSIAYKVNDNLSLGVGAVAEYGMLEQRFAGTDKFQIEATGSSLEFGYTASALYEFNDKHRVGFSYRSEIEHDMDGDLTLSNQGVDSSVGIIMPANATMSGFHQLTDKASLLWSLGWMQFSSVETTNITLDSGVFDIQRQWEDTVTASIGGYYQLNEQWRLEGGVSYETSPQDDPTMQYPDVPTGELWKYAVGATYEMNHHWRFNVYYEYLDVGQPSIEYALADSTLRGEYNANIHFFGVMTNYRF; translated from the coding sequence ATGAAAACTACATTATCCCTGCTGCTTATATCTTTGCTCGTCGCAAACAATGCCTTGGCAGGCGCATACATGTTCCCAGAACTTGGGGGAGCAAACATCAGTACCGCTGGTGCGGGTGCACAGGCCGTTGCAGAAGGTGCTGAAACTGCTTATGCAAACTCGGCAGCAATGACCAAAATGAGCGAGCCAACCATTGCATTTAATGTGCAAGGCATGGTGTCAGATATTCAATTTACCGATACAGGTTCGGATGGATTATTTGCTGGTGGTGAATCAAGTACACAAGCAGGAAGCGCCATGCCTGCGGGATCGGTTTACTATGTTGCGCCACTTAATGATAAGTGGAGTGCTGGTATTGCGTTAGTGTCAGCAGGTGGGTCGGTGATTGACTATGGCGCTGATTTTTCTGGCGCTATCTTGTTGCAAGATGCCATGCTTATCACAGCGCAATTAAACCCAAGTATCGCGTACAAAGTGAATGATAATTTGTCCTTGGGTGTTGGGGCCGTCGCCGAATATGGCATGCTCGAACAACGATTTGCAGGAACCGATAAATTTCAAATTGAAGCCACAGGCAGCAGCCTTGAATTTGGTTACACAGCAAGTGCTTTATACGAGTTTAATGACAAGCATCGTGTGGGGTTTTCGTATCGTTCTGAAATTGAACACGACATGGACGGCGACTTAACTCTGTCTAACCAAGGGGTTGATTCAAGCGTCGGTATCATCATGCCAGCTAACGCCACAATGAGCGGTTTTCATCAGCTGACTGATAAAGCGAGCTTGTTATGGAGCTTAGGCTGGATGCAATTTAGCAGTGTTGAGACGACAAATATTACGTTAGATTCTGGCGTATTTGACATTCAACGTCAGTGGGAAGATACAGTCACCGCCAGTATCGGTGGTTATTATCAGCTTAATGAGCAATGGCGTCTTGAGGGCGGGGTGTCTTACGAAACGTCACCACAAGATGATCCCACCATGCAATATCCTGATGTGCCAACGGGCGAACTTTGGAAGTATGCCGTAGGTGCCACGTATGAGATGAATCATCATTGGCGCTTTAATGTGTACTATGAGTACCTTGATGTTGGTCAACCGAGTATTGAATATGCGTTAGCTGATTCAACATTACGTGGTGAATATAATGCCAATATTCACTTCTTTGGAGTGATGACTAACTATCGTTTTTAG
- a CDS encoding efflux RND transporter periplasmic adaptor subunit, translating into MKEVMIPYILLMWILVSTGAIKWTLRSGFWIVSGGVFILVVLGILSRLWAPVDLTYSSTIKAPHAVLSPLLGEEIEQIHVGHNQTVKQGEVIYTLVDTKSKADVEKIKASIVTNEEDIAQIDRDLARAKASPDIFKKRDVEYYRSQRRIAEAALSSLHADLDKTHFEQNRKTVRAQFDGQVAVVNVADGSRIGNMHIYDTSRKFLEMRIPDQTFRYVEKGQFSEFYVDAYPGEVFRARVHSITTGTGEASISPMQGPQSVRQHVGSNTSSHGRTVVLEIFEPEGKVIPIGATGSAWIAANKPHPFFGFIDVIGAATVRLHSYKSYLNAI; encoded by the coding sequence ATGAAAGAAGTCATGATTCCTTATATTTTGCTGATGTGGATCTTAGTATCGACAGGGGCAATAAAGTGGACATTACGTAGCGGTTTTTGGATTGTGTCTGGCGGGGTATTTATTCTTGTTGTACTAGGGATATTGTCTCGACTTTGGGCTCCGGTCGATCTTACTTATTCTTCGACCATTAAAGCGCCACATGCAGTGTTATCTCCTTTGCTAGGTGAAGAGATTGAACAAATTCATGTCGGGCACAACCAAACCGTTAAACAAGGTGAGGTGATTTATACCTTGGTTGATACTAAGTCAAAAGCGGATGTCGAAAAAATCAAAGCATCGATTGTCACCAATGAAGAAGATATCGCGCAAATTGATCGCGACTTAGCACGTGCGAAAGCGTCACCTGATATCTTTAAAAAGCGTGATGTTGAGTATTACCGCTCACAACGTCGTATTGCAGAAGCTGCACTGAGTTCACTGCATGCAGACTTAGATAAAACCCATTTTGAACAGAACCGCAAAACGGTGCGAGCACAGTTTGACGGTCAAGTTGCGGTGGTCAATGTCGCTGATGGTAGCCGTATCGGTAATATGCATATCTACGATACCAGCCGAAAATTCTTGGAAATGCGCATTCCTGATCAAACATTTAGATATGTTGAGAAAGGACAGTTTTCAGAGTTTTATGTGGATGCTTACCCTGGTGAAGTCTTCCGTGCACGTGTTCACAGTATTACCACAGGCACAGGTGAGGCATCGATTTCACCAATGCAAGGCCCGCAAAGTGTGCGTCAACATGTTGGCTCAAATACCAGCAGCCATGGTCGTACTGTCGTGCTAGAAATATTTGAACCAGAAGGCAAGGTTATTCCGATTGGTGCGACAGGCTCAGCTTGGATTGCAGCCAATAAGCCACACCCATTTTTCGGTTTCATCGATGTGATTGGCGCCGCAACGGTTCGTCTTCACTCTTACAAGTCTTACCTAAACGCAATCTAA
- a CDS encoding magnesium transporter encodes MNVFKTVLSKIGTILLVLIKFISFMALMLFGAYLLAPMGEVNSKDIDMSLFTNTPNETMMLIFNSEYFSGYLFSVTIALVVFVLYLLWTVHELAVHRAEEKRSSHVQLVFALSLCGLFIHKAWWVLAIIIAFANWAHIGESLSGVLRNSRNKIDELKSPNDAIQKVEE; translated from the coding sequence ATGAACGTATTCAAAACCGTTTTATCCAAAATAGGCACGATTTTATTAGTGCTTATCAAGTTCATCTCCTTTATGGCATTGATGTTATTCGGTGCCTACTTACTCGCTCCAATGGGCGAGGTGAATTCTAAAGATATCGATATGAGTCTTTTCACCAATACCCCAAACGAAACCATGATGCTCATTTTCAATTCAGAGTATTTCAGTGGTTATTTGTTCTCGGTCACCATCGCGTTGGTGGTCTTTGTTTTATACCTACTTTGGACAGTGCATGAACTTGCCGTTCATCGTGCAGAAGAAAAGCGCAGCTCACATGTTCAATTGGTGTTTGCATTGTCTTTATGTGGCCTGTTTATTCACAAGGCGTGGTGGGTATTAGCAATCATTATTGCCTTTGCAAATTGGGCTCACATCGGCGAATCGCTGAGTGGTGTGTTACGCAATAGTCGTAACAAGATTGATGAGTTGAAATCCCCCAATGATGCGATTCAAAAAGTAGAGGAGTAA